The genomic DNA CCTCACAGACCTGGGGCCGGAGTCCGACTACGTCAACGCCACAGTCCGGCAGACCCGGGTCGCGTCGCGCTCTGCGCCCGAGGACGCGCTCGACTTCCTCCTGACCGACTTCCCGTCCGCCGGCGTACGAGTCGCGCCCGACGTGACGGTCCACTATCCGGTCTGTTCGTGCGACGCCTGCGACGAAACCTGGGAATACGGCGCGGATCAGCTCGAAGCGATCGTCCTCCAGCGGGTGGCGTTCTGGCCCGCGCGGCGGAGCGGACCGACAGCGACCTAATCGCTCGCGCTCCCTCCCCGTCCCGCTACCCACAGCGGACCGGTGACCAGCCAGATGACCGTGATCACGCCGAGACTGCCGAAGACGCCCATGAGCGCCTCCCGCTGCGTGTCATCGGCGACGGTGTATCCCAGGCCGAGCGACACGGCACCGGCGATCGCGACGGCCCCGAGCCAGCGGTAGAAGTCCGACCACTCCTTGCGAGTCCGCTCGGGCCCGAGCTTCGGCACCTTGCGCGGTGCGGGTCCACCCGCGAAGCGGTGTGCGAACCGCTCGTCCGCCCACGCGATCATGCGGTGACCGAACATCACGGTGCACCCCAGGTAGATGCCCGCGAGCCGGTGCGCGAAGCCGACCTCACCGCCGCGGTAGAGGTCGATCCCGACCGCCACGATGAGCACCACGTCGAGCAGGGGCACGAGCGCGAGTGCGACCATCCCGGCACGCCGCCACCGCAGGATGTACCGCATCGCAAGGCCACCGAGTACGAGGACCCAGAATCCGACCTCGCATGCGGCGATCGTCCACAACACCGGACTGTTCAGCTCTCCCATGCCCCGCACTCTGCCTGCACGCAGCCACGCCGTCATCCGTCCCCCGGGGCCCCTCCCCTCCGTCGTTCGGCGGACCCGCCGGTCGCCGCGATGTGCTGCAATGGGCGCATGAGGTCGGTGGCGAGCGGGTGGTCGTCGGAGTACGCGGCCGTGCCGGCCTTCGGCATCTGCCTGGTGGGTGCGGTGCTCTGGAGCGCGGGCGGATGGTCCGTCCGGGAGGAGACCGAGGACTTCTACCCGTGGCAGGTGAAGCTCGCCCTCCTGTGCGGCGCCCTGGCGATCCAGCTCCTGGCCCGCCGCCGGCCGGGTGTCGCGTTCGCGATGATGCTGTTCCTGGTCCTGTGGGACCTCGGCTTCGGCCCGTCGGTGGTGCTGTGGATCGCGTTCTCGGACGTGATCTACCTCGCGGTGGCGACGGGCTCCGAGCGCCTGCGGGAGGTCGTGTCGTGGACGGTGCTGGCGATGACGCTCGTCTTCGGCACCTCCGTCACCGTCCTCGGCGGCGTGAAGGCGGGGATGTACGCCGTCCTGATCCTCATCGCCGTCATCTGGTCGCCCATCGGGTACGGGCGTGCGGTGCTGGCGTATCGGCGGCTCGCCGAGCTCGAACGGGAGGAGAGCGAATCCCGCCGTGCGACCGCCCTCGCCGACGAACGGCGTCGCCTGGCCCGCGAGCTGCACGACACCGTCGCCGGCCACCTGTCCGCGGTCGCGATCCTCGCCGACGCCGCGCAGCGCACGCCCGAGAACCCGGCTGTGCTGCAGTCGATCCGCTCCGGCAGCCTCGCCGCACTCGAGGAGATGCGCGCCACGATCAACCTGCTGACCTCCCCCGACGACGCCGCCGTCCGTACCACCCTCGAGTCGCTGGAACCGCTCATCGAGACCGCGGGGGCCGCCGGGGTCGCGGTGCGGCTCGACCTGCCCGACGGTCCGCTGCCCACCGCGGTCGAGGCCGCCCTCACCCGGATCCTGGGCGAGGTCATCACGAACGCCACCAAACACGCCCCCGGCGCCGAGTTGGACGTCGCCGTCGGCATCACGGAGGACCACCTGACCATGACCGCCGTGAACGCGCTCCCGCCCGGCCCGACCGGCTCCGGCGACGGCCTGCGCAACATCGCTTTCCGCGCCGAATCCATCGGTGGTTCGGCGACCGCCGGCCCGGACGGCGGCGCCTGGGTCGTCCGGGCGAGGATCCCGATGGAGGTGGCGCGGTGACGGCGACAGTCGTCCTGGCGGACGACCACGCGGCGATCCGGGCGGGATTGCGCCTGCTGCTCGAGTCCACGGGCGAGGTGCGGGTCGTCGGCGAGGCGGCCGATGGCGCCGCGGCCCTGCGTCAGGCCCGCGCGCTCAAGCCGGACGTCGTCGTGATGGACGTACGGATGCCGCGCGTCGACGGGCTGGCCGCGACGGCGTCCGTCGTCGCCGAGACCGACAGCGCGGTCCTGGTGCTCACGACGTTCGACCTCGACGAGTACGTGCTCGGCGCGCTCAGCGCGGGGGCCAGCGGCTTCCTCCTCAAGTCCGCGGGCGGCGACGAGCTGATCCGCGCGGTCCTGGCCGTGGCGGCGGGCGACGCCGTGCTCGACCCGAAGGTGACCCGCGCGGTGATCGCGGCCATCCCCCGGCCCGCCGCCGAGCCGGCCGCCGTGGACCTGAGCGGCCTCACCGATCGCGAGCGCGATGTCCTCGCCGGGCTCGGCGAGGGCCTGTCGAACCAGCAGATCGCGCGCCGCCTGGACATCGGTGAGGCCACGGTGAAGACCCACGTGTCCCGCGTGCTGATGAAGCTCGGTGTGCAGTCCCGTGTGCAGGCCGCAGTCGTCGCTGCACAATCAGGTTTGAGCTAGGACTTGACCTCAACAATGCTTCGGGTTATTTGATGGACTTGTTCCAGAAACGACCCGAGGAGAGATCATGACCGCCATCGACACCGCATCCCCATCGACGTTCCGCCTCACCCGCACGACCGCCGTGCTCGGCACCGTCGTCCTCTCGCTGCTCATCAACCTCGCACTGTGGCTCGTGGGCCTCGCCGCCGGCGGCGACTTCACCATGACCGACGAGGCCGGGGCCCGCGCCTCGGTCGCCCCGGGCGGCGTCGTCCTCATGACGGTGGCGCCGCTCGCCGTGGGAATGACCGCGGCCGTGCTGCTCTCGAAGCTGTGGGCCCCGATCCTGCGCGTGGCCGCCGTGGTCGGCGCCGCAGCGTCGCTCGGCACCATCGCGGGCACCCTGGCCGCCGACTTCGACGGCCCGTCCACGGTGGCCCTGTCCCTGATGCACGTGGTGATCGCCGCGGTGCTGGTCATCGTCCTGGAGGCGCTGTTCCGCCGGGTGCGCTGAGCGCAGGCGCGCACCGAGCGCCGCACGGAGGACCCGTACCCTCACCCCCTCACCGGGTGAGGGTACGGATCCAGTCCCGGGTGACGGCGGGATCGATCACGTCGTCCAGCTCGAAGGTGGTGGCGGCGTGCAGCGCCCGGCCGCGCTGGTAGGCGAGGGCCAGCAACTGCTCGAAGAGCGCCGCTCGGGCCGCCTCGTCCGGCGCGGCCGCGAGTTCCTTACTGAAACCGAGCCGCACCGCACCCTCGAGCCCCATGCCGCCGATCTCGCCCGTGGGCCAGGCGACGGTGAACTGCGGGGCGTGGAAGCTCCCGCCGGTCATCGCCATCGCGCCGAGACCGTAGCCCTTGCGCAGCACGATCACCCCGAGGGGCACGGTCAGACGTGCGCCCACGACGAAAAGCCGTGAGAACCGCCGTACCGTCGCCTGTTCCTCCGCCTCCGGTCCGACCATGAACCCCGGGGTGTCGCACAGCGAGATCACCGGAAGCCCGTGCGCCTGCGCCAGTTCGAGGAAGTCCGCGAGCTTGTCCGCGGCCTCCGCGTCGATCGCACCGCCGAGGTGGCGGGTGCTGTTCGCGATGAGCGCGAAGGGCTTTCCCTCGACCCGCACCAGAGCGGTGATCACGCCGACGCCGTAGTCGCGGCGCAATTCCAGCGTCGAGTCCTCGTCGACGATCGCGGCGATCGCGGCGCGGACGTCGTAGGCGCGCAGCCGATTCTCCGGGACCACGTGGCGGGCGACCCGCGGGTCGGGCGCGGTCCACGCACCCGCGGCGGGCGAGAAGTAGCCGAGGTACCGGCGCGCCAGGGCGACGGCGTCCGCCTCGTCGTCGGCGACGACGTGGACGACGCCGTTGCGGCGCTGCACGTCGACGGGGCCGATGGCCTCCGGCGGGTACTCCCCGAGCCCGCCGCCGGAGATCATCGCGGGCCCACCCATGCCGAGATTGGCGTCCGGGGTGGCGATCACGACGTCGCAGATGCCGGCCAGCGCCGCGTTGCCC from Tsukamurella paurometabola includes the following:
- a CDS encoding sensor histidine kinase, with translation MRSVASGWSSEYAAVPAFGICLVGAVLWSAGGWSVREETEDFYPWQVKLALLCGALAIQLLARRRPGVAFAMMLFLVLWDLGFGPSVVLWIAFSDVIYLAVATGSERLREVVSWTVLAMTLVFGTSVTVLGGVKAGMYAVLILIAVIWSPIGYGRAVLAYRRLAELEREESESRRATALADERRRLARELHDTVAGHLSAVAILADAAQRTPENPAVLQSIRSGSLAALEEMRATINLLTSPDDAAVRTTLESLEPLIETAGAAGVAVRLDLPDGPLPTAVEAALTRILGEVITNATKHAPGAELDVAVGITEDHLTMTAVNALPPGPTGSGDGLRNIAFRAESIGGSATAGPDGGAWVVRARIPMEVAR
- a CDS encoding DUF6226 family protein gives rise to the protein MYSRPSIEIPTFVDDEGTPIPYGDRWSFDEDPPDDSYSREHHPERFAPLHIVANALIDHIVATHDVVLTDLGPESDYVNATVRQTRVASRSAPEDALDFLLTDFPSAGVRVAPDVTVHYPVCSCDACDETWEYGADQLEAIVLQRVAFWPARRSGPTAT
- a CDS encoding response regulator, with protein sequence MTATVVLADDHAAIRAGLRLLLESTGEVRVVGEAADGAAALRQARALKPDVVVMDVRMPRVDGLAATASVVAETDSAVLVLTTFDLDEYVLGALSAGASGFLLKSAGGDELIRAVLAVAAGDAVLDPKVTRAVIAAIPRPAAEPAAVDLSGLTDRERDVLAGLGEGLSNQQIARRLDIGEATVKTHVSRVLMKLGVQSRVQAAVVAAQSGLS
- a CDS encoding DUF6069 family protein: MTAIDTASPSTFRLTRTTAVLGTVVLSLLINLALWLVGLAAGGDFTMTDEAGARASVAPGGVVLMTVAPLAVGMTAAVLLSKLWAPILRVAAVVGAAASLGTIAGTLAADFDGPSTVALSLMHVVIAAVLVIVLEALFRRVR